In one Alnus glutinosa chromosome 12, dhAlnGlut1.1, whole genome shotgun sequence genomic region, the following are encoded:
- the LOC133883097 gene encoding uncharacterized protein LOC133883097, producing the protein MSLIQNQDMGTSLPASPTSSSSSSLFAAVDMGTNSFKLLIVNADRSGKFLTLSHLKESILLGLSSTPTTPFALQTLQGFQAILSSHHVIRSHTRCVATAATREAANRNEFVRCVKEKTGLEVEVLSGEEEARLVYLGVLQFLPVFGKSVLVIDIGGGSTEFVVGKGGKVSFGASLKLGHVSLTEKFVKHGLVGQMREYVRLVIRESGVVEKIKECGFEMVVGCSGTVRAIEKAVFCGYAKSDVFGNDNVVLFGECKRDWTWGFTRGELRGLVERICEGGEEEKVRREGMFKSRSEFIVAGAVLLEEIFEVIGIAEMEVSGYALGEGVIAESLAKVYGGYDLNANGRWRSVVWLTTRFNSKKRMRAAAQCAGIAKEIFEGLRKYEEVAASLDEKEFEYLEAACLLHNIGLFTGKKGYHKQTYRIIMDGGHLHGYSTEEVKLIALLTRHHRKKFPKSDHASLKEFSKEEKQKFRSLCAIVRVSVALQQHQCVNIQKMAFSHSHGGFKLESSVLNDQNLLPTTIQPLIGDSFPEVRQELENFKKVFQQELSVVVHSSTSESSQP; encoded by the exons ATGAGCTTGATCCAGAACCAAGACATGGGCACTAGTCTTCCAGCTTCACCAACATCGTCTTCGTCCTCCTCCCTCTTTGCAGCCGTAGACATGGGCACCAACTCCTTCAAGCTCCTCATTGTCAATGCCGACAGATCTGGCAAATTCCTCACCCTCAGCCACCTCAAAGAGTCCATCCTCCTCGGCCTCAGCTCCACCCCAACAACCCCATTTGCCCTTCAAACCCTCCAAGGCTTCCAAGCAATCTTATCCTCTCACCATGTCATTCGCAGCCATACTCGCTGTGTTGCCACTGCAGCAACACGTGAGGCAGCTAATAGAAATGAGTTTGTTCGGTGTGTCAAGGAAAAGACTGGTCTTGAAGTTGAGGTGTTGTCTGGTGAGGAGGAAGCCAGACTTGTGTACCTGGGTGTGCTTCAATTCCTGCCAGTTTTTGGGAAATCGGTGTTGGTTATAGATATTGGTGGCGGGTCTACTGAGTTTGTTGTTGGGAAGGGAGGGAAAGTTAGTTTTGGGGCTTCATTGAAGTTGGGGCACGTGAGTTTGACTGAAAAGTTTGTGAAACATGGCCTTGTTGGGCAAATGAGGGAGTATGTTAGATTGGTTATACGAGAATCTGGGGTGGTAGAGAAAATCAAGGAGTGTGGGTTTGAGATGGTAGTTGGGTGTTCTGGTACGGTTCGTGCAATTGAGAAGGCTGTGTTTTGTGGGTACGCTAAAAGTGATGTGTTTGGGAATGATAATGTGGTTTTGTTTGGGGAGTGCAAGAGGGATTGGACTTGGGGGTTTACTAGAGGGGAATTGAGGGGTTTGGTTGAGAGGATATGTGAGGGAGGGGAGGAAGAGAAGGTGAGGAGAGAGGGAATGTTTAAGAGCCGGTCGGAGTTTATTGTGGCGGGGGCGGTGTTGTTGGAGGAAATATTTGAGGTGATTGGGATTGCGGAAATGGAGGTTTCTGGATATGCATTGGGGGAGGGTGTTATTGCTGAGAGTTTAGCAAAGGTGTATGGTGGCTATGATTTGAATGCCAATGGAAGGTGGAGGTCTGTTGTGTGGCTTACTACAAGGTTTAATAGCAAGAAGAGGATGAGAGCTGCTGCTCAGTGTGCTGGGATTGCAAAG GAGATTTTTGAAGGCTTAAGAAAATATGAAGAGGTTGCTGCCTCCTTGGATGAGAAGGAATTTGAATATCTTGAAGCTGCCTGTTTGCTTCACAATATTGGCCTTTTCACTGGCAAAAAGGGTTACCATAAGCAGACTTATCGTATAATCATG GATGGTGGTCATCTTCATGGTTATAGTACTGAGGAGGTCAAG TTAATAGCGTTACTCACAAGACATCACCGGAAGAAATTTCCAAAATCTGATCATGCTTCTTTAAAGGAATTCTCTAAAGAA GAAAAGCAGAAATTCCGATCTCTTTGTGCAATTGTACGTGTTTCTGTAGCATTGCAGCAGCATCAATGCGTAAACATTCAAAAAATGGCTTTTTCACATTCTCATGGAGGTTTCAAACTG GAAAGCAGTGTTCTAAATGATCAAAATCTGCTGCCTACTACCATACAACCTTTAATTGGGGACAGTTTTCCAGAAGTAAGGCAAGAGTTAGAAAACTTTAAAAAG GTATTTCAACAAGAATTGTCAGTAGTAGTTCATTCAAGCACTTCAGAATCATCGCAGCCATAA